The following are encoded in a window of Microcaecilia unicolor chromosome 14, aMicUni1.1, whole genome shotgun sequence genomic DNA:
- the POGZ gene encoding LOW QUALITY PROTEIN: pogo transposable element with ZNF domain (The sequence of the model RefSeq protein was modified relative to this genomic sequence to represent the inferred CDS: deleted 1 base in 1 codon) — MDTDLFMECEEEELEPWQKMSDVIEESVVEDYGFVDKTATVSVSLQPVPAPVPIVAHTSLGSHLNTATSISNSATQNSDNAKKTLLTLFANNSGTAPIVQSGGQSLILTQNAASGLGTVVTQPMLRPVQVMQNANHVTSSPVASQPIFITTQGFPVRNVRPLQNSMNPMNQVGIVLNVQQGQTVRPITLVPAPGTQFVKPAVGVPQVFSQMAQVRPGTAVPIRPTTNTFTTVIPATLTIRSTVPQSQGQQTKPTPSTSTTSASTQPPTLGQVTMQPSGQSNQATNPKLVSIASLVTVKRPGMTGENSSEGLKVNTVNTVPTLSQSPSQILITNSGSASTLQRSASSEPVTMIVTSPPPSLSPFDADSRKACPRCNSQFRVTEALRGHMCYCCPDLVDFMKKGKSPESDLMIPALKSPSPDKTSAVSAPPSTPGSVTPTSAKVLEQTENTSDSSQRAPESKLIMLVDDFYYGRDSGKSNQIQNFPKVQTSFRCPHCTKRLKNNIRFMNHMKHHVELDQQNGEVDGHTICQHCYRQFTTPFQLQCHLESVHSSYESTTKCKICEWAFDSEPLFLQHMKDTHKPGEMPYVCQVCQYRSSRYSEVDSHFRFTHEDTRHLLCPYCLKVFKNGNAFQQHFMRHQKKNIYHCNKCRLQFLFAKDKIEHKLQHHKTFRKPKQLEGLKPGTKVTIRASRGQARTVPLTSPETPPVPVQEEAAAPASSDSQPIFLYPSIQRNSQKKAIKKMSSMGRQTCLECSFEIPDFPNHFPTYVHCSLCRYSTCCSRAYANHMINNHVPRKSPKYLALFKNSSARMVTLACSSCLFVTRVGDAMAKHLVFNPSHKFSTVMFSGPSKVFHSRNNQDQDSYSPNAVTEQPYPPTPPVREEQQPEPPSYQAAENETIDLEEQAEEPPVKQPEPPSRSEQLSVKKLRVVLFALCCSIPQAAEHFHNPPRRIRRWLRRFQTFQEENQESLSEGKYLGAEAEEKLAEWVLSQREQQQPVNEETLFQKATKIGRSLEGGFKISYEWAVRFMLRHNLSPHSRVAVAHPLPRDTEENAQCFIEFVQRQIHNQDLPLSMIAAIDEISLFLDAELLSSDERKDNALQTVGTGEPWCDVVLTILADGSLLPTLVLFRGQLLQMGEIPESILLEAKEEGYSDDEVMELWSSRIWQKHTEFPSNKGMLVLDCHRTHLSEEVLSLLSSSSTLPAIVPAGCSSKIQPLDVCIKRTVKNFLHKKWREQAQEMAEASCDSEILLQLVLCWLAEVLEAIAEHPELVQQSFLVASVLPGPDGTANSAKRNAEMQEELIGLLEEQLKLEEGQEEDTDACNESQAEEGTDPEVLHQLFEADSDTESFYGFEENDLEPMEI; from the exons ATGGACACAGACCTTTTTATGGAAtgtgaggaggaggagctggagCCATGGCAGAAGATGAGTGATGTGATTGAAGAGTCTGTGGTCGAAGATTATGGCTTCGTGGACAAGACTGCAACAG TGTCTGTGAGTTTGCAGCCGGTTCCTGCCCCTGTGCCCATTGTTGCACACACATCGCTGGGAAGCCACCTGAACACTGCCACGTCTATCAGTAACAGTGCAACTCAGAACAGCGACAATGCGAAAAAGACATTGCTCACGCTCTTTGCAAACAATAGTG GTACGGCTCCTATCGTTCAGTCAGGGGGACAGTCCCTGATCCTGACCCAGAACGCTGCCTCCGGTCTGGGCACAGTGGTGACCCAACCGATGTTACGCCCTGTCCAAGTCATGCAGAATGCCAACCATGTGACCAGTTCACCCGTTGCCTCTCAGCCCATCTTCATAACAACCCAG GGATTTCCAGTAAGAAATGTGAGACCACTGCAGAATTCAATGAACCCTATGAATCAGGTTGGAATTGTTCTGAATGTGCAGCAAGGCCAGACAGTCCGTCCAATTACATTAGTACCCG CTCCAGGCACCCAGTTTGTGAAACCAGCAGTAGGCGTCCCCCAAGTTTTCTCTCAGATGGCACAGGTGAGGCCTGGCACAGCTGTGCCCATCCGACCTACCACCAACACATTCACTACTGTCATTCCTGCCACACTCACCATCAGGAGCACGGTACCGCAGTCCCAGGGCCAACAGACCAAGCCCACGCCCAGCACCTCCACCACCTCTGCATCAACCCAGCCACCaacccttgggcaagtcaccatGCAGCCGTCTGGCCAAAGCaaccaagctaccaatcccaaaCTCG TTAGCATTGCAAGCCTCGTGACCGTGAAGAGACCGGGTATGACAGGGGAGAACAGCAGTGAGGGGTTAAAAGTGAACACTGTGAACACAGTGCCCACTCTGAGCCAGAGTCCCAGCCAGATCCTGATAACAAACAGCGGCAGTGCCAGCACTCTGCAGAGATCGGCATCCTCTGAGCCCGTCACCATGATAG tTACTTCTCCTCCTCCTTCGCTTTCTCCATTTGATGCAGACAGCCGGAAAGCCTGCCCAAGATGCAACAGCCAGTTTCGAGTCACTGAGGCCCTTCGAGGTCACATGTGT TATTGCTGTCCTGACCTGGTTGACTTCATGAAGAAGGGAAAGTCCCCAGAATCAGATCTGATGATTCCGGCCTTGAAGTCTCCTTCTCCAGACAAAACATCCGCTGTGTCTGCACCACCATCCACCCCGGGATCAGTGACCCCAACATCTGCCAAAGTGTTGGAGCAGACTGAGAATACCAGTGACTCCTCACAGAGAGCTCCAGAGAGCAAACTCATCATGCTAGTGGATGATTTCTACTATGGTCGGGATAGTGGCAAGTCAAATCAGATCCAGAACTTTCCAAAGGTGCAGACATCATTCCGATGCCCGCACTGTACCAAGAGGCTGAAAAACAACATAAG GTTTATGAATCACATGAAGCACCACGTGGAGTTAGACCAGCAAAACGGCGAAGTGGACGGACACACCATCTGCCAGCACTGCTACCGGCAGTTCACCACGCCCTTCCAACTGCAGTGTCACCTCGAGAGTGTGCACAGCTCCTATGAATCCACTA CAAAGTGCAAGATTTGTGAATGGGCGTTTGACAGTGAGCCTCTATTTCTGCAGCACATGAAAGACACTCACAAACCTGGGGAGATGCCCTACGTGTGTCAG GTGTGTCAGTATCGCTCCTCTCGTTACTCAGAGGTTGACAGCCATTTCCGATTCACCCATGAAGACACACGGCATCTCCTCTGCCCGTACTGCCTGAAGGTCTTTAAAAATGGAAATGCCTTCCAGCAGCATTTCATGCGGCACCAG AAGAAGAACATTTATCACTGCAATAAGTGCCGTCTGCAGTTCCTCTTCGCAAAGGATAAGATTGAACATAAACTTCAGCATCATAAAACTTTCCGAAAGCCCAAACAGTTGGAGGGACTGAAGCCAGGAACAAAG gtgACAATTCGGGCTTCAAGAGGACAAGCACGAACAGTGCCACTGACATCACCCGAGACACCACCAGTACCAGTGCAGGAAGAAGCTGCAGCACCGGCCTCATCGGactcccagcccatcttcctcTATCCGTCGATCCAGCGAAACAGCCAGAAGAAAGCCATCAAGAAAAT GAGCAGCATGGGTAGGCAGACCTGTCTGGAGTGCAGCTTCGAGATCCCGGACTTTCCAAATCACTTCCCAACATATGTGCACTGCTCCTTGTGTCGCTACAGCACCTGCTGCTCCAGAGCTTATGCCAACCACATGATCAA TAATCATGTTCCTCGCAAGAGCCCGAAATACCTGGCATTGTTTAAAAACTCAAGTGCAAG GATGGTGACCTTGGCATGTTCCTCCTGCCTCTTTGTAACCAGAGTGGGAGATGCAATGGCCAAACACTTGGTCTTCAACCCTTCCCACAAATTCAGCACAGTCATGTTCTCAG GTCCTTCAAAGGTTTTCCATTCAAG GAACAACCAGGATCAGGACTCTTACTCCCCGAATGCTGTGACAGAGCAACCATATCCTCCTACTCCGCCAGTgagagaggagcagcagccagagcCACCATCGTACCAGGCTGCTGAGAATGAGACCATTGATCTGGAGGAGCAGGCTGAGGAACCGCCAGTGAAGCAGCCAGAGCCTCCCAGCCGAAGCGAGCAGTTGTCTGTGAAAAAGCTGCGCGTTGTGCTCTTTGCCCTTTGCTGTAGCATCCCACAGGCAGCTGAGCATTTCCACAATCCTCCCAGACGCATCCGGCGCTGGCTGCGGCGCTTTCAGACCTtccaggaagagaaccaggagagcctgTCAGAAGGAAAGTACCTGGGAGCGGAAGCTGAAGAGAAACTCGCAGAATGGGTTCTATCGCAGAGAGAGCAGCAACAGCCAGTGAATGAGGAGACCCTCTTTCAGAAGGCCACCAAAATTGGCCGTTCTCTGGAGGGCGGTTTCAAGATTTCCTATGAATGGGCAGTGAGATTCATGCTCAGACACAATCTCAGCCCGCATTCCAGGGTCGCTGTGGCCCATCCTCTGCCCAGGGACACGGAGGAGAACGCTCAGTGTTTTATTGAGTTTGTGCAGCGTCAGATTCACAACCAGGACCTGCCACTGTCTATGATCGCAGCCATCGATGAGATCTCTCTTTTCCTCGATGCAGAACTGCTAAGCAGCGACGAGAGAAAGGACAATGCGTTGCAAACAGTTGGGACTGGCGAGCCCTGGTGTGACGTGGTCCTTACTATCTTGGCTGATGGCAGTCTTTTGCCCACTCTGGTCCTCTTCAGGGGCCAGCTGCTTCAGATGGGAGAGATCCCAGAATCCATTCTTTTGGAAGCCAAAGAGGAGGGCTATAGTGATGATGAAGTGATGGAGCTATGGTCATCCCGTATCTGGCAGAAGCATACAGAATTTCCCAGTAACAAAGGGATGCTGGTGCTGGACTGCCACAGAACACATTTGTCTGAGGAAGTTCTTTCTCTGCTGAGCTCCAGCAGCACTCTTCCAGCTATTGTCCCTGCGGGCTGCAGCTCT AAAATCCAGCCCCTAGATGTGTGTATTAAAAGAACTGTGAAGAATTTCCTGCACAAGAAGTGGCGGGAACAGGCACAGGAAATGGCAGAGGCCAGTTGTGACTCTGAAATCTTGCTGCAGCTGGTCCTTTGTTGGTTGGCCGAGGTGCTGGAGGCCATTGCAGAGCACCCTGAACTGGTCCAGCAGTCCTTCTTGGTGGCCAGTGTGCTGCCTGGTCCCGACGGCACTGCTAATTCTGCCAAACGCAATGCTGAAATGCAGGAGGAGCTCATTGGCTTGCTGGAGGAGCAGCTGAagctggaggaggggcaagagGAGGACACGGACGCCTGTAATGAGAGCCAGGCTGAGGAGGGGACTGATCCAGAGGTCCTTCATCAGCTCTTTGAAGCAGACAGTGACACAGAATCCTTCTATGGCTTTGAGGAAAATGATTTAGAACCCATGGAAATATGA
- the PSMB4 gene encoding LOW QUALITY PROTEIN: proteasome subunit beta type-4 (The sequence of the model RefSeq protein was modified relative to this genomic sequence to represent the inferred CDS: deleted 2 bases in 1 codon; substituted 1 base at 1 genomic stop codon) encodes MEAAGMRLWGSGPAPGQFYSFPGNCDWKTGSEARGRTLNPMVTGTSVLGVKFDGGVMLAADMLGSYGSLARFRNISRIMEVNNNTILGASGDYADFQYLKQTIAQMVIDEELVGDGPITAPKAIHSWLTRVMYNRRCRINPLWNTFIIGGYYNGERXLLGYVDKLGIAYEAPIIASGFGTFLAQPLMREILEKKTILTKDEARQLVERCLKVLYYRDARSYNRYEIATVTELGVEIEGPLSAETNWDIAHMVR; translated from the exons ATGGAGGCAGCAGGGATGAGGTTGTGGGGCAGTGGTCCTGCTCCTGGCCAGTTTTATTCCTTCCCCGGAAATTGCGATTGGAAGACAGGGAGTGAAGCCCGGGGCAGGACACT GAATCCCATGGTGACAGGCACGTCTGTGCTTGGGGTAAAGTTTGATGGAGGAGTGATGCTAGCAGCAGACATGTTGGGCTCTTATGGTTCTCTTGCTCGGTTTCGGAACATTTCCAGGATCATGGAAGTTAACAATAACACAATTCTGGGTGCATCTGGCGATTATGCAGATTTTCAGTATCTGAAACAGACCATAGCTCAGATGGT CATTGATGAGGAGTTGGTTGGCGATGGGCCA ATTACAGCCCCCAAAGCCATTCATTCTTGGCTGACACGAGTCATGTACAATCGAAGGTGTAGGATTAACCCTCTCTGGAACACTTTCATCATTGGAGGCTATTATAACGGGGAGAGGTAA CTTCTTGGGTATGTTGACAAGCTAGGCATTGCCTATGAAGCCCCAATTATAGCATCTGGGTTTGGAACCTTCCTGGCGCAg CCACTAATGAGAGAAATCTTGGAGAAGAAGACCATATTGACTAAAGATGAGGCACGGCAGCTGGTGGAACGCTGTTTGAAGGTTCTGTACTACAGAGATGCACGCTCCTACAACAGG TATGAAATTGCAACTGTGACAGAGCTTGGTGTAGAAATCGAAGGGCCACTGTCTGCAGAGACCAACTGGGATATTGCTCATATGGTGAGGTAA